A segment of the Acidobacteriota bacterium genome:
GGTGTTGAGCGTCGAGATGACGCCTGCGTTCGGATTGTCGGCGTGGACCAGGCCGAAGAAAACGGACGTCAGCAGTATCGCGAGCCAGGCAAGGTTCGACCGGGCGAATGTTTGCAGAATATATCCCCGAAAGAGAGCCTCTTCCATCGCCGCTGCGGCGGCGAATACGCCGAACGACACTGCCAACGACGTCAACACAGGTTGCCAGCCGTTCGCGAGATTCAGTTCGAACCGTTGACCGCCGAATACAAACGCGACAAGCACCGCAAAGCTAAGAGTTGCACCGCCCGCGACAACGCCGAGCACGAAATTCCGGATCCAACTGCCCGAGAATGATGCCCCAAGAGCACCAAACGGCAGCTTTTCGAGCCACTTTCCGCACAGCCAGCCGATGACGATCGCCGGGATCAATGCAGCGACGGCGTTCGCGGCGAGTGATATTGACTGGAGAGATGCCGATTCGAAATTCGCCGTAAACAGACCGGCTTGAACGATCGTTCCGAGAATAACGGAGAAAAAGATGAACGCGATTAGAAACAAGCCCGCCCGCCAACCGCTGCGGAGCTGTCCGTCTTTGCCGATGAATATCAGTTGAATCGTTTCCACGCCTCACCGATTGTACGCGAAGCCGAACACGGTCGGCAAAGCAGGCCGGTGAGAGCCGTTGTTTGTGCTAAACTTTCTTGAAATGGAGACACAGCCGGTCGTAAAAAAGCAACGCAAGGTACCGTGGATCATCGGCTCGATGATCGTGCTGACCTTTACGTTCCTGATCGTGCTGCAATCGTCAAATCTTGGCCGCAGTCTCGCTGTTGAGACCGCCAGCGACACTCTGCTCCTGTATGCTCTTTCGTCGCTCAATTTCATAGCGCTCATCATCTTCTGTTTCTTTTTCCTGCGCAGCATTTTGAAACTAATGCGCGAGCGTCGAATGTCGGTGCTCGGTTCGCAGATCAAGACGCGGCTGCTCATCTATTTCTTTGTGCTCAGCCTACTGCCGATCATGGCGATGGCGGTATTCTCGTTCTTGTTCATGAACCGTGCGCTCGAACGCTGGTTCTCTCAGATCCCTGAGAACGTCATTCGTGAGGCCCGCGATATTCAGCGGCAGTCGTTGGCGGAAAGGTCGTTAAGGCTGAACGAGACGGCGACAATGCTGGCGAAGGTGTTGGGAACCGGCAGCCTCGCGACCCATGACCTGAACAGCATAGCGACGTCCGGGAATATTGCCCATATCGAGGTTTTGAGCTCAGATCACCGCACGCTCGCCGTTGGCGAAAAGCCAATGACCGCTGAACAAAAAGAATCTGTTGACCAGACCGTCGAACAGGTGCGAAAACGTATCGCGGAATTGCCCAACGGTGCGGTCATTGCGGAAATGTCAGGCGGCCGCAGGCTTTTGATCGTACCCGACCCAATGTCGGAACAGGCTGTGAACCAGATGGTCGAGAATTCGCTCGGCGAATTTGACCGGCTGAAGGCGAAACAGATCACCGTCCGTCAGGTCGGGCTGCTTACGCTTGGGGTGCTCACATTCTTGCTGATCTTCATTTCGTCGTGGCTCGCCATTTATATCGCCCGCGGATTGACCATCCCGATCAAGGCCCTGGCCGAAGGTGCCGGCGAGATCGCCCGAGGCAATCTCGCTCATCGTGTCGATGTCATTGCCGAGGACGAACTCGATATCCTTGTCGCGGCCTTTAATGAGATGTCTTCGAAACTTGAGGCGAATTCGGCCGAACTGAGCAGCCGCCGAAAGTATATCGAGACCATACTCGAATCGCTGCCGACCGGCGTGATCTCCTTCGACGCATTGAACCGCGTTGGAACGATAAACAGGGCCGCACTCAGTATTCTGCGTCTCGACGAAACCGGTCTTGTCGGCGTCGAACTCAAGCAATTGGTAAGCAAGGAAAATTACGAAGCTCTCGAACGCCTGCTTAATCGAGCCCGGCGTGTCGGGCATTCCTCGGAGCAAACTGTACTTCAGGTCGAATCGACCGACGGTTCTCACGAGTCCGACAAAGGACTGAATGTAGCTCTAACGGCAACAGCATTGCCGACCGAAGGCGGAGCCGTGCTTGTCATCGAAGACCTTTCAGAGTTGATCGCTGCTCAACGCGCGTCAGCCTGGCAAGAGGTCGCACGACGAATGGCACATGAGATCAAAAATCCGCTGACGCCGATCCAGCTTTCCGCCGAACGCATTGCTAAACGCTTTGCGTCAACCGGCCACGTCGAGAACGGCGTCGGCAAACGCATCGACGACAAAGGTGCGATCGGCGACGTTGTCGAAGAAAGTACCTCGACCATCTTGCGCGAGGTCAGTTCGCTCAAGGCAATGGTCGATGAATTCTCGCGATTCGCGCGACTTCCGGATGCGAAACTCGAAACCGGGAATCTCAATGAGATCGTCGAACAGGCGGTCGCGTCGTTCGAGGGCCGTTTTGCCGACATCACGATCGAAACCGAGCTCGGGACGAACGTTCCTGATACAATGATCGACGCCGAGCAGCTAAAACGCGTGTTCGTAAACCTGATCGAAAACGCGGTCGAGGCATTTGCCGAGAGCGAAACGGACAAACGTGTAACCGTTAGAACGCGGCACGACACGGCACGCGATCTGCTAGTCGCAGAGGTTGCAGACAACGGCAAAGGCATCAGTCCGGCGGATCTGCAAAAGCTGTTTCAGCCGTATTTTTCGACCAAAGGACGCGGCACCGGCCTCGGCCTCGCCATCGTCCGCCGCATCGTCAGCGAACACCACGGCAAGATAAACGCCGTCGCGAACCAGCCGCGTGGTGCTAAATTTATTATTGAACTTCCCGTGGGGGCTTAGAGAGGTTTAATGCCAGATTCCATTTTGATAGTTGACGACGAACGCGGGATCCGCGAGACGCTGAGCAGCGTGTTGCGAGACGAGGGCTTTGCTGTGGTGGCTGTCGCGTCGGGCGAGGAGTGTCTTGAGATCACGCGGAAGCAGCATTTTGCGTGTATTCTGCTCGATATTTGGCTCGGCGATGGCATCGACGGGCTTGAGACGCTGTCGAAACTGAATGAAGAGGGAAGCGATGCGGCGGTCGTGATGATCTCGGGTCATGGGAATATCGAGACAGCAGTTAAATCTACAAAGCTTGGGGCGTTCGATTTTATCGAAAAGCCGCTCAGCCTCGAACGAACAGTCATCACCGTCAAAAACGCTGTCCGTACACGCGAACTCGAACGCGTCAATCAGCAACTACAGAGCGATCTCGCTGACGAATACGTCATGATCGGCGAATCGGTCGCAATGCGTGCTCTTCGCAAACAGATCGCGATCGTCGCTCCTTCGGACGGGCGGGTATTGATCTCAGGCGAGAGCGGAACCGGAAAGGAACTCGTAGCCCGTGCGATCCACGCCCAATCAAAACGCCGCAATGCGCCGTTCGTCGAGATAAATTCAGCCGCGATACCTGAGGAATTGGTGGAATCAGAGTTGTTTGGCCATGCGAAGGGAGCGTTTTCGGGTGCGACGCGGTCTAAGAAAGGGAAATTTGAGATCGCCGACGGTGCGACGCTTTTCTTAGATGAGATAGGCGATATGTCGCCGCGTGTGCAGGCAAAGATGCTTCGTGTTCTCGAAGAGCAGCGTTTCGAACCGGTTGGCAGCAACACGCCGGTTTCCGTCGATGTCCGCGTCGTTTCGGCCACAAACAAGCCGCTCGAATCGTTGATCGACAACGGGAATTTCCGCTCGGATCTGTTCTATCGTTTGAATGTGATCCCGTTCCAGATCCCTCCGCTTCGCGAGCGAAGCGAAGACGTGCCGCTTTTGGTGGAGCATTTTAACCGCAGATTTTCGGCTGATTACGGCAAACATGTAAAGGTATTTGCCCCCGACGCTCTTGAAAAGCTGCAAAACAGCGACTGGCTCGGCAATGTGCGCGAGCTGAAGAACACGATCGAGCGTATCGTCATCATGTCTTCGAAAGAGATGATCACGGCCGACGACCTGCCGGCGATGGAAACAACGAACGAGCGTCCCGCGATCAGCTTTCGCTTTCCCAGTTTCAAAGATGCGACCGACGCATATCAACGCGAATTCATCCTCCACAAACTCGCCGAACACGATGGCAGCGTCGCAAAGGCCGCAGAAGAAATGGGCGTCGACCGCAGCCATCTGTATCGCCGCATGCGAAATCTCGGTATTCAAGCGAAATGATCGTCTGAGCTAACAATTGTTCGGTTCAAGAATGCGAAATTCCCAAAAATGCCTTATCATCAATCGGATTTGGCGTTTCAGCTAAGATTTTATCCAATATCAGGAGAATAAATTGCGTAACTTTAGATCGATCGCGAAATTGGGGACAGTTTCCTGTTTAGTTTTGGCATCATTGGCATTTTCGGCATGTTCGGGCGGCACTGCATCGACGGCGACCAATACGGCACCGCCCAAGCCCGCACGGCAGCCGAGCCAGGCTACGTTCCTCGCTGTTGGTGACATTATGCTGTCGCGCGGAGTGGCACGAGTGATCGACAACGCCCGCGACCCGCTGGTTCCTTTTTCCGCGCTTGAGAAAGAGTTCCTTTCGACCGACTTTAACTTCGGCAATCTCGAAAGCCCCGTTTCGGGTAATGATAGCCGCGTCGGCAAGGGACTGGTGTTCAATGCCCGCAAGGCTGACATCGCCGGATTAGTTAAGTACAAATTCAAGGTCGTCAATCTAGCCAACAACCA
Coding sequences within it:
- a CDS encoding CPBP family intramembrane metalloprotease, encoding METIQLIFIGKDGQLRSGWRAGLFLIAFIFFSVILGTIVQAGLFTANFESASLQSISLAANAVAALIPAIVIGWLCGKWLEKLPFGALGASFSGSWIRNFVLGVVAGGATLSFAVLVAFVFGGQRFELNLANGWQPVLTSLAVSFGVFAAAAAMEEALFRGYILQTFARSNLAWLAILLTSVFFGLVHADNPNAGVISTLNTVLAGIWFSVAYLKTRDLWFVWGLHLMWNWMQGSFFGIEVSGLTDITKNPLLREIDTGPTWLTGTTYGIEGGIVCTVALVISTIVIHFFPGKTNHIET
- a CDS encoding HAMP domain-containing protein translates to METQPVVKKQRKVPWIIGSMIVLTFTFLIVLQSSNLGRSLAVETASDTLLLYALSSLNFIALIIFCFFFLRSILKLMRERRMSVLGSQIKTRLLIYFFVLSLLPIMAMAVFSFLFMNRALERWFSQIPENVIREARDIQRQSLAERSLRLNETATMLAKVLGTGSLATHDLNSIATSGNIAHIEVLSSDHRTLAVGEKPMTAEQKESVDQTVEQVRKRIAELPNGAVIAEMSGGRRLLIVPDPMSEQAVNQMVENSLGEFDRLKAKQITVRQVGLLTLGVLTFLLIFISSWLAIYIARGLTIPIKALAEGAGEIARGNLAHRVDVIAEDELDILVAAFNEMSSKLEANSAELSSRRKYIETILESLPTGVISFDALNRVGTINRAALSILRLDETGLVGVELKQLVSKENYEALERLLNRARRVGHSSEQTVLQVESTDGSHESDKGLNVALTATALPTEGGAVLVIEDLSELIAAQRASAWQEVARRMAHEIKNPLTPIQLSAERIAKRFASTGHVENGVGKRIDDKGAIGDVVEESTSTILREVSSLKAMVDEFSRFARLPDAKLETGNLNEIVEQAVASFEGRFADITIETELGTNVPDTMIDAEQLKRVFVNLIENAVEAFAESETDKRVTVRTRHDTARDLLVAEVADNGKGISPADLQKLFQPYFSTKGRGTGLGLAIVRRIVSEHHGKINAVANQPRGAKFIIELPVGA
- a CDS encoding sigma-54-dependent Fis family transcriptional regulator encodes the protein MPDSILIVDDERGIRETLSSVLRDEGFAVVAVASGEECLEITRKQHFACILLDIWLGDGIDGLETLSKLNEEGSDAAVVMISGHGNIETAVKSTKLGAFDFIEKPLSLERTVITVKNAVRTRELERVNQQLQSDLADEYVMIGESVAMRALRKQIAIVAPSDGRVLISGESGTGKELVARAIHAQSKRRNAPFVEINSAAIPEELVESELFGHAKGAFSGATRSKKGKFEIADGATLFLDEIGDMSPRVQAKMLRVLEEQRFEPVGSNTPVSVDVRVVSATNKPLESLIDNGNFRSDLFYRLNVIPFQIPPLRERSEDVPLLVEHFNRRFSADYGKHVKVFAPDALEKLQNSDWLGNVRELKNTIERIVIMSSKEMITADDLPAMETTNERPAISFRFPSFKDATDAYQREFILHKLAEHDGSVAKAAEEMGVDRSHLYRRMRNLGIQAK